GCACCGCGACCACCTGGTCGCGGCCCTTGGGCAAGGTGATCGCCACCGCGTCACCCGGCTGCACGCCCCACTCGCCCAAGGCCCCGGCCAGTTGCAGGGCCTGCCGGGCGAGCTCGGCGTAGCTCAGGCTGCCCTGCTCGCAGATCAGCGCCACGGCCTCGGGGTTCAGGCGCGCCTGCTGGAAAAAGCCCTGGTGCAACAGCTGAGCCGGGGTCGCGTGTGCGGTGGCATTGACCTGCTGGCGGCGCTGCTGTTGCGCCGCCGGCAGCGGCAAGGGCGCCACCTGCTGCCAGTCGTTGGCGCACAGCCACAACAGCAAGGCGCGGTAGGCGTCGAACATCTCGTCCAGCAGGCCTTCGGGGAACAGCGCGTCCACCGCGTCCCAGTTCAGCAGCAGGCCGTCGGCCAGCGGGTAGCTCTGGTGGTCGAGCCAGACCTGGGGCGTCTGCGACAGCGCCCAGCCCGGTTCGCCCAGTTGCTCGCGGCAGGTGGCGTCGACAAAGGCCGGGCCCAGGTTGCAGGCGAACACCACCGGCGCGCCCTGGCCACCGCCCTGGCGCAGCCGCGCCCGCTCGCGCAGCACCTCGACCCCGGGCCAGGCGCTGTGGGCGATGTCGCGGTGCAATTGAGCCTGCAACGCCAGGGCCTGCTGGCTGAAGGGCGCGGGCTGGCGCTGGTCGACTTCCAGCAGCACCAGGTTGGAAAAGTCCGCCAGCAGATGAGGCACGCACGGGTGCAGTTCCTGGCGATTGAACAGCGGCACGTTGAGCAGGAAATGCTGGCTGGCGCTCCAGCGCCCCAGCACCTGGGCATAGGCGCAGGCCAGCACGCTGGCCAGGGTCAGCCCGTGCTGCCGGGCGCGCTGCTCCAGGGCCTGCAACTGGCCCTGGTCCAGACGCATGGCCAGGCGGCGAAAACGCGCAGTGCCGGCGTTCTGCGGCTCCTGGGCCAGGGGCAGTTGCGGGCCGTCCGGCAGCTCTTCCAGGCGCTCCAGCCAATAGTCCCGGGCCGCCGCCAGCAGTGGCGCGCGCGCCGCCTGTTCGGCCCGCAGGTAGTCGGCGAAGTTCCAGTCCAGGGCCGGCAGGCTGTGCTCCTGGCCGGCATGGATCAGCGCCAGGTCGCGCAGCAGGATGCCAATGCTGAGCACGTCAGCCACCAGCAGGTCGATGTTCAGGTGCAGGCGGCTGCGACCTTCGGGCAGCAGGCTCAACTGCACATCGAACACCTGCCCGCGGCTGACCTCCAGGCTCCGGTGCGAGAGGTTTTCGCGGATCTGTTCCAGGGCCTCGGCAGCCCCGACGCAGGAAGCCTGGCGCAGGTCGTGGACGGTCAGCCCGGGCCAGGGGCTCTGGGGCAGGATGCGCTGGCAGGTGTCGCTGATAAAGCACGCCCGCAGCATCGGATGGCGCTGGCACAGGCGGCGCAGGGCCTGCTCCAGGCGCTGGGGCTCCAGGCCATGGCCGTCCAGTTCCTGGTACAGGTGGCAGCCGACGCCGCCCAGGGGCATGCCCGGATCGCGGCCGAACCAGTAGGCCTGTTGCAGTGGGGTCAGGGAGAAATCGCTGTCGGCAGGAGCGCTGGCCACAGCCTGCAGGCGCGGCGCCGCGAGGCCACGGCGAGCCTCAATCAGCGCCCACCAGGCGTCCAGGGTCGGTTGCTGGATCAGTTCGGCGAAGCTCAGGGCCACGCCTTCGGCGGCCAGCAGCGCCGGCAGGCGCATGATGCTCACCGAGTCGAGCCCCTGCTCGATCAGGGAGGCCTGGGGTTCAAGATCCTCGGCGCTGTAGCCGAGCAGCCGGGCAATGCCTTCGCAGAGTCCTTGGGGTGAATGACTCAGGCCGGCGTGCGCTGGATGAGCGCGTGCCAGTGCTGGGTTATCGGTCATGGTGGACGTTCCTTTGGGGTACGGAAGGGGGTTGGCGCAGGCGCCAGCGATTGATCGCCTCGCGCTCGTGGAACAGCTCGCGATAACGGCCCGGGGCCGCCATCAGTTGGGCGTGGGTACCGCGCTGGGCCAGGTGGCCCTGCTCCAGCAGGAGAATCTGTCCGGCGCTGGGGGCCAGGGTCGGTTTGTGAGTCACCAGCAGCACAGTGTGCTTGCGCGCCAGTTGCAGCAGGCAACGGTTGACCCGGGCCTCGCTGATGGCATCCAGGGCCGCGGTGGGTTCGTCCAGCAGGATCAGGCTGGCGTCCTTGAGCAGCACCCGGGCCAGGGCCAGGCACTGGCGCTCGCCCCCGGAGAGGCTGACGCCGCCCTCGCCGACCCGGGTTTGCCAGCCCTGGGGCAGGCGCTGGGCCACAAGGTCCAGGCCGGTGGCGCGGGCGGCGTCCATCAGTTGGCTGTCGCTGGCCTCGGGGCCGCCCAGGCGCAGGTTGTCCAGCAAGCTCGCAGCCAGCGGCGGACAGTCCTGGAACATCAGGGCGATGGAACGATCGCGCTGCGCGGCGGACAGTTGGTGCAGGTCGACACCACCCAACAAAATGGCGCCGCTATCGACATCGCTGAACCGCGCCAGCAGGCGCAGCAGGCTCGACTTGCCGGAGCCGGAGGCGCCCACCAGCAGGTTCAGCGAGGCCGGCGCCAGCTCGAAGCTGATGCCCTGCAGGATCACCTGCTCCTGGCGCACCAGCCCCAGGTCGCGCACCTGCACCTGATGCCCCCGGGGTTCCTCGGGCTGGCTCGGCTCCGGCAGCGCCGGCAGGCGCAACAAGTGGCGCAAACGGTTCAGGCCATGGCGGGTCTGGCGTAAGGTCGTGCCGAGGTTGACCAGGGTACCCATGGGCTCCACCAGGCAGGTGGCGAGCACCGCCAGCGCCAGGTACTGGGCCACTCCCAGGCTGCCACCGAGCACTGCATACAGGCCGCATAGCAGCATCGCGGTGTAGCCGGCCTGGAGTACCACCGCCAGCCCCAGGGCCGCCGGAAAGGTCCGCCAGTGGGCCCGACGCTGGGCCCGGCGCTGTTGCTGCAAGGCCTCGCTGAGCAGGCTGAAGCCTTCGCCGGTGCGGCCACTGGCACGCAGCAGCGGCTGCTGGCGCAGGAACTCCAGGACCCGCGCCGCCGCCTCGTTGGCCGCCGCCTCACTGCGGCTTTCGGCCTGGCCGCCCCAGCGTACGCCCCAGTGGTAGAACACCAGCAGCAGGGGCACGCTGGCCAAGGCCGCCAGGGCCATGGTGCGGTCATAGAAGAACAGCGCCACAAGCAGCGCCAGGGGCGTCAGCAAGGCGTTGGCCATGGGCTGCAACAGGTGCGCCGGGGTGCTCATGATCTGCAGTACGGTGTGGGTCACCAGCCGATTGAGCTCGGCGCTGCGGCGCTCGACGAACCACTCCAGGGGCAGGCGCACCAGTTGTTCGCCGATGCGCAGGTTCAACGACTGGGCCGCCGCGGCGCCCGCGCGGTAACCCGCCAGCTGCGCATGCCGGCGCAACCCCAGGCACAGCAGCGCGAAACCGGCAAAGGCCCCGGCCCATCGCCACGGCGCCTGCCCGGCAGCGGCATCGAACAGGCTGGCAAAGGCCATGGGCAACAGGGCCAGCGCCGCGCCCTGGGCCAGGGCACTGGTGGCCATGGCCAGCAAGGCCCGGCGCAGCAGGCTGGCTTCGGCCGGCTGCAAACTGCGTAACAGTGCGCCAATCATGCCTGCTCCCCCGCCGTTTCCACGGCGCAGAACTGCTGCGCCGCCCACAGCCAGGCATACACCCCCTGCTGCTCCAGCAGGGCCTGGTGCCGGCCGCATTCCACCAGTTGCCCGGCCTGCAGCACGGCAATCTGGTCGGCATCCTGGATACTGCTCAGGCGATGGGCGATCACCAGCACCGTGCGCCCCGCCGCCAGCCGCGACAACGCCTGCTGGATCGCCGCTTCGGACTCCGGGTCGCTGGCGGCGGTGGCTTCGTCCAGCACCAGGATCGGTGCCTGGCTGAGCATCGCCCGGGCAATGCCCAGGCGCTGCACTTCACCACCGGAGAGCTGCACGCCACTGCCCAGCTGGGTGTGATAACCCTGGGGCAAGGCGGTGATACGACTGTGGATCTGCGCCGCCCGGGCCGCCTCCTCGACCTCGGCCAGCGTGGCCTCGGGACGCCCCAGGCGCAGGTTGTCCAGAACGCTGCTGCGCAGCAGGCGCACGTCCTGGAAGACAAAGGCCACCTGGCGATAGAGAGTCGCGCTGTCCATGTCCCGCAGGTCGACGCCGCCGATGCGGATGGCCCCGGCGCTGACGTCGGCAAAGCGCGCCAGCAAGGTGGCCAGGGTCGACTTGCCAGCGCCCGAATCCCCCACCAGGGCGGTCAGGGTCCCCGGTTGCAGGCACAGGTCGATGCCGTGCAGCACCTGGGTGCCGTCGGGGTAGCTGAAAGCCACTTCATCAAAGATCACCTGATGCCCCTCGGGCTCCCGGGAAAATGCCGGCTGCGCCTGCACCGGGGTACTCAGCACGGTGCTGATGCGCTGCGCCGCCGCCCGGCCCTGGACCAGGGAATCGGCGCCATGCCCCAATGCCGCCACCGGCGCCGCCAGGGCCGGGCCAAGCAGGGCGAACGGCAACAGTTGCACCGGGTGCAGCCAGCCGGCCGCCGTCAGCGCCACCCCGGCCACCAGCACCAGGGCCAGCACCAGCAAGGGCGACAGCAGCACCTCGACACTCGCCCCCAGGCCCGCCCAGCGCTCCACCCACTGGGAGAAAAAACGCCCGAAACCCTGCACCGCGCTGACGAAATCCGCCTGCACCCGCTCGGCACGGCCGAAGGACTTGACCATGGCGATGCTCTGCACAAAGTTCAGGGTCGCGGTGGACAGGTCGCCCAGGGCCGCCCCCAGGCGCTGGCGCTCGGCCTGATAGGCCGGGGTGCGCATGACCCGCAAGCGCCACAGCGCCAGCAATGGCGGCAGCAGCACCACCAGGGTCATGGGCAGGCTCACCGTGAGCAGGTAGACCAGGCTGGCCAGGGGCACCACCAGCGCCGCCACCAGGTTGTTGGGCAGGTGCGCCACCAACTGGTGCAGGGCGCCGACATCATCCAGCAAGGCCCGTTCGGCGGTCTCCCGCTGCTGGCCGAACCAGGCCAGGGGCACCCGTGCCAGGTGCGCGGCGATGCGCTGGCGCAACTGGCGTTGCAGGTCGCTATCGGCCAGGTGGGTGATCTGCAATGCCGCCGCCAGCCCCAGCAGGCGCAGGAGCAAGGCGGCGGCGCCGGCCAGCAGCCAGAACTGCGCACGCTGCGCATCCAGCTCGCCGGCGAGCAGCAGCGGCGCCAGTTCGGCCACGGCAATGAACGGCAACAGCCCCACCAGCGCCGCCAGGGCCTGCAGCAGCATGGCCGCCAGCAGGCGCCCGCGCACCGGGTGCAACAGGTCGCAAAGTCCTTGTCGTTCAGCCACGGGCGCCACTTCCCTCCAGGGGTTCGGCCTGGGCGCCGAAGTACAGGGCCTGGATCGCCTCGCGCAGGTGCTTGCGGCTGACCTTGCCGACCCCGGTCTGGGGGAAGGCCGGGATGAACTCGAAGCGGTCCGGCAGCTTGAACGCCGCCAGGCCCTGGGCCCTTAGGTGACGCAGCAGTTCCGGGGCCCGGGGCGCGGTGCCGCGGGGGATGACGAAGGCGCAGGTGCGTTCGCCCAGGAAGGCATCAGGCATCGCCACCAGGGCGATGTCGGCCACCGCCGGGTGGCTGAGCAGCAGGTTTTCCACTTCTTCGGCAGCGATCTTTTCGCCCCCGCGGTTGATCAGGTCCTTGTCGCGCCCTTCCACCATCAGGTAGCCGTCGGCGGTGAGCATGACCCGGTCGCCGGTGCGGTAGAAACCATCGGCCGTGAAGGCCTGGGCGTTGTGCTCGGGGTAACGGTAGTAACCGCGGATGGTGTAGGGGCCGCGGGTCAGCAACTGCCCCACCTGCCCCACCGGCACCGGTTGCTCATGCTCGTCCACCACACGAATTTCGTCCGCCGGCGACAGCGGCCGGCCCTGGGTGTGCAGCACCCGCTGTGGCGGGTCCTCGGGGTCGGTGTAGCAGATCAGCCCCTCGGCCATGCCGAACACCTGCTGCAGGCGGCAGCCGAGCACCGGTTCGATGCGCCTTGCGGCCTCGTAGCTGAGTTTGGCGCCGCCCACTTGCAGCAGTTGCAACGGCGCCAGGCCACGCCCACGGGCCTGGGCCGCTTCCAGCCAGACCAGGGCCAGGGGCGGCACCAGCGCGGTGTGGGTCACCCCCTGGCGCTCGATCAGTTCGAAGCAGACTTCCGGGCTCGGCGAGGGGCTCAGCACCACCCGCCCGCCCACCGAAAAGGTGCCGATGAACCCTGGGCAGCACATGGGAAAGTTGTGCGCCATGGGCAGCGCCACCAGGTACACGCTGGCCTCGGACAGGCCACAGCGCTCGGCACTGGCCCGCAGGTTGTAGAGGTATTCGTGGTGCCGGCGCGGGATCAGCTTGGGCACCCCGGTGGAGCCGCCGGAGAGCTGGAAACAGGCCACCGCGTCGGCGCTGGGGGGCAGGAAGGTGCGCGCAGGCGCCGGCTCATACAGGCTGTGCAAGGCCGTGAATTCCTCGGCCTCGCCGGCGACTACCACCCACTCCAGCTGCGGGTTGCGGTCCTTGAGGTCGCGGGCCATGGCCCGATAGTCGAAGCTGGCGTCCCGGTCGGCGCAGAAGTAGGCCCGGGCCTGGGCGAACTCGCAGAAGCGGCCGATTTCCAGGTGCCGGTGGGCCGGCAGCGCGAAGATCGGCCGCACCCCGAGGCGGTAAAGGGCAAAGCAGACTTCGACGAAGGCCGCACTGTTGGGCAGTTGCAGCACCACGTTGTCGCCGGCCCGCAGCCCCAGCCGGTACAGGCCGGCGGCCAGTTGGTCGACCCGCAGGTCCAGTTGCCGGTAGCTCAGGTGCTGCTCGCCCTCGGTCAGTGCTTCACGCTCGGCAAAGGCCTGGGCGGCGCTGCGCAGCAGGTCGCCAAAGGTTTCGTCGCGCCAGTAGCCGGCCTGGCGGTAGCGCTGGGCGAAGTCTTCGGGCCAAGAGGGGCAATCCTTGAGGTCATCGAAAGTGGACATGCTGTCTCCTGATGTTTTTTACGCAAAAAGCGGCCCCGGACCTGAGAGATCAGGCCCCTGGAATGAGCTGGGAATCCG
The DNA window shown above is from Pseudomonas protegens CHA0 and carries:
- a CDS encoding non-ribosomal peptide synthetase; the encoded protein is MTDNPALARAHPAHAGLSHSPQGLCEGIARLLGYSAEDLEPQASLIEQGLDSVSIMRLPALLAAEGVALSFAELIQQPTLDAWWALIEARRGLAAPRLQAVASAPADSDFSLTPLQQAYWFGRDPGMPLGGVGCHLYQELDGHGLEPQRLEQALRRLCQRHPMLRACFISDTCQRILPQSPWPGLTVHDLRQASCVGAAEALEQIRENLSHRSLEVSRGQVFDVQLSLLPEGRSRLHLNIDLLVADVLSIGILLRDLALIHAGQEHSLPALDWNFADYLRAEQAARAPLLAAARDYWLERLEELPDGPQLPLAQEPQNAGTARFRRLAMRLDQGQLQALEQRARQHGLTLASVLACAYAQVLGRWSASQHFLLNVPLFNRQELHPCVPHLLADFSNLVLLEVDQRQPAPFSQQALALQAQLHRDIAHSAWPGVEVLRERARLRQGGGQGAPVVFACNLGPAFVDATCREQLGEPGWALSQTPQVWLDHQSYPLADGLLLNWDAVDALFPEGLLDEMFDAYRALLLWLCANDWQQVAPLPLPAAQQQRRQQVNATAHATPAQLLHQGFFQQARLNPEAVALICEQGSLSYAELARQALQLAGALGEWGVQPGDAVAITLPKGRDQVVAVLGTLAAGAVYVPVGIEQPPARRDMIYQRAGARVVITDQAHREGGIWLAELRVVTLAQALVAPALGQPLEMAADALAYVIFTSGTTGEPKGVELSHQAAMNTITAINRRYQVSAEDRVLGVSALDFDLSVYDLFGLLSVGGALVLPADGLRKEPREWLRLIREQRVSVWNSVPALLDMLTLQVRDDGGLGALRLAMVSGDWVGLDLPRRLERAAGHRVPFVALGGATEAAIWSNYQDVAQVPGHWRSIPYGRPLDNQCFRVVDSQGRDCPDWVPGELWIGGAGVAAGYRGLPTLSAQRFVEHEGRRWYRTGDQGRYWADASLEFLGRLDHQVKVRGFRIELAEIDVALERHPAIDRALSLVLPGSEAQLAAVLLAREPLPEPQALRQWLGQWLPEHMLPDLWLSLPELPLSTNGKVDRAALLWLLQEQRRGIQPQSAEPPQGEWEEAVAALWQELLEVPQVGRHQGFFALGGNSLLAARLIERIARQFQLELSLKDFFNAATVALQGQLLASRREQRPVNQNAMVEGVL
- a CDS encoding ABC transporter ATP-binding protein; the protein is MIGALLRSLQPAEASLLRRALLAMATSALAQGAALALLPMAFASLFDAAAGQAPWRWAGAFAGFALLCLGLRRHAQLAGYRAGAAAAQSLNLRIGEQLVRLPLEWFVERRSAELNRLVTHTVLQIMSTPAHLLQPMANALLTPLALLVALFFYDRTMALAALASVPLLLVFYHWGVRWGGQAESRSEAAANEAAARVLEFLRQQPLLRASGRTGEGFSLLSEALQQQRRAQRRAHWRTFPAALGLAVVLQAGYTAMLLCGLYAVLGGSLGVAQYLALAVLATCLVEPMGTLVNLGTTLRQTRHGLNRLRHLLRLPALPEPSQPEEPRGHQVQVRDLGLVRQEQVILQGISFELAPASLNLLVGASGSGKSSLLRLLARFSDVDSGAILLGGVDLHQLSAAQRDRSIALMFQDCPPLAASLLDNLRLGGPEASDSQLMDAARATGLDLVAQRLPQGWQTRVGEGGVSLSGGERQCLALARVLLKDASLILLDEPTAALDAISEARVNRCLLQLARKHTVLLVTHKPTLAPSAGQILLLEQGHLAQRGTHAQLMAAPGRYRELFHEREAINRWRLRQPPSVPQRNVHHDR
- a CDS encoding ABC transporter ATP-binding protein, with protein sequence MAERQGLCDLLHPVRGRLLAAMLLQALAALVGLLPFIAVAELAPLLLAGELDAQRAQFWLLAGAAALLLRLLGLAAALQITHLADSDLQRQLRQRIAAHLARVPLAWFGQQRETAERALLDDVGALHQLVAHLPNNLVAALVVPLASLVYLLTVSLPMTLVVLLPPLLALWRLRVMRTPAYQAERQRLGAALGDLSTATLNFVQSIAMVKSFGRAERVQADFVSAVQGFGRFFSQWVERWAGLGASVEVLLSPLLVLALVLVAGVALTAAGWLHPVQLLPFALLGPALAAPVAALGHGADSLVQGRAAAQRISTVLSTPVQAQPAFSREPEGHQVIFDEVAFSYPDGTQVLHGIDLCLQPGTLTALVGDSGAGKSTLATLLARFADVSAGAIRIGGVDLRDMDSATLYRQVAFVFQDVRLLRSSVLDNLRLGRPEATLAEVEEAARAAQIHSRITALPQGYHTQLGSGVQLSGGEVQRLGIARAMLSQAPILVLDEATAASDPESEAAIQQALSRLAAGRTVLVIAHRLSSIQDADQIAVLQAGQLVECGRHQALLEQQGVYAWLWAAQQFCAVETAGEQA
- a CDS encoding (2,3-dihydroxybenzoyl)adenylate synthase — translated: MSTFDDLKDCPSWPEDFAQRYRQAGYWRDETFGDLLRSAAQAFAEREALTEGEQHLSYRQLDLRVDQLAAGLYRLGLRAGDNVVLQLPNSAAFVEVCFALYRLGVRPIFALPAHRHLEIGRFCEFAQARAYFCADRDASFDYRAMARDLKDRNPQLEWVVVAGEAEEFTALHSLYEPAPARTFLPPSADAVACFQLSGGSTGVPKLIPRRHHEYLYNLRASAERCGLSEASVYLVALPMAHNFPMCCPGFIGTFSVGGRVVLSPSPSPEVCFELIERQGVTHTALVPPLALVWLEAAQARGRGLAPLQLLQVGGAKLSYEAARRIEPVLGCRLQQVFGMAEGLICYTDPEDPPQRVLHTQGRPLSPADEIRVVDEHEQPVPVGQVGQLLTRGPYTIRGYYRYPEHNAQAFTADGFYRTGDRVMLTADGYLMVEGRDKDLINRGGEKIAAEEVENLLLSHPAVADIALVAMPDAFLGERTCAFVIPRGTAPRAPELLRHLRAQGLAAFKLPDRFEFIPAFPQTGVGKVSRKHLREAIQALYFGAQAEPLEGSGARG